In Maridesulfovibrio sp., a single genomic region encodes these proteins:
- a CDS encoding DUF554 domain-containing protein, with the protein MLPIGSFVNGAAIIGGSIIGVLLHSHFPERIRQIIFQALGLGVIIIGIQMSLKVQNILILMFSLLIGGVLGELLRLDTLFERLAGKLKKAVGSSDTGFVDGIITASLIFCIGAMAIIGSFEEGIKGDTTILYTKSILDGFASIALASTYGLGVLFSFIPVVIYQGALTLFASSFQEWFSPLIIDQLTATGGLLIIGISLTLLEIKRINLSNLLPSLGVVILLTVLFG; encoded by the coding sequence ATGCTTCCCATCGGTTCGTTTGTTAACGGGGCAGCCATTATCGGCGGTTCCATCATCGGTGTCCTGCTGCACAGCCATTTTCCGGAACGGATCAGACAGATAATATTTCAGGCGCTGGGACTGGGGGTTATCATCATCGGCATCCAGATGTCCCTGAAGGTACAGAACATCCTAATTCTGATGTTCAGCCTGCTCATCGGGGGAGTGCTCGGAGAACTGTTGCGGCTGGATACTCTGTTTGAGCGGCTCGCTGGCAAATTGAAAAAAGCAGTGGGATCAAGTGATACGGGCTTCGTTGACGGAATAATTACTGCATCGCTGATATTCTGCATCGGGGCCATGGCTATAATCGGATCATTTGAAGAAGGCATCAAGGGCGATACCACCATTCTGTACACAAAATCCATCCTGGACGGATTCGCTTCAATCGCGCTGGCTTCCACCTACGGACTGGGGGTACTTTTTTCATTCATTCCGGTGGTAATTTATCAGGGGGCTCTTACACTTTTCGCCAGTTCCTTTCAGGAATGGTTCTCACCGCTTATCATTGATCAACTCACCGCCACCGGCGGACTGCTTATCATCGGCATCAGCCTTACCCTGCTGGAAATCAAGCGCATCAACCTCTCGAACCTGCTTCCATCGCTGGGAGTTGTCATACTGCTGACCGTTCTTTTTGGATAA
- a CDS encoding plasmid mobilization protein has protein sequence MSTSRTRWLNVRVTPDEKNSVVEEAEAKGMTLGDFMRQLLGKRRVRKTRREREKLLHLARIGNNINQLARWANTYKSNADSVLILAELAAIERELKCI, from the coding sequence ATGAGCACGTCTCGCACTAGATGGTTGAATGTCCGGGTTACGCCCGATGAGAAAAATAGCGTTGTGGAAGAAGCAGAAGCCAAGGGCATGACCCTCGGTGATTTTATGCGTCAGCTTCTGGGTAAAAGACGGGTACGCAAGACCAGACGTGAACGGGAGAAGCTTCTTCACCTTGCCCGTATCGGCAACAACATCAATCAGCTCGCTCGCTGGGCAAATACCTATAAGAGCAATGCCGATTCTGTTCTCATCCTTGCTGAACTGGCAGCCATTGAGAGGGAGCTGAAATGTATATGA
- a CDS encoding helix-turn-helix domain-containing protein: protein MQGLLSTKEAAEKLGLSPGTLEVWRCLGKGPRYIKIGRRVGYDLKDLDAYVESCKVIPLEELADLSRHR from the coding sequence ATGCAAGGACTATTAAGCACAAAAGAAGCTGCTGAAAAATTAGGACTCAGCCCCGGAACTCTCGAAGTTTGGCGTTGTCTTGGAAAAGGGCCGCGCTATATCAAAATCGGCAGGCGGGTCGGGTACGACCTTAAAGATCTGGACGCTTATGTGGAATCCTGCAAGGTCATTCCTCTTGAAGAACTGGCTGACTTGTCGAGGCACAGATGA
- a CDS encoding relaxase/mobilization nuclease domain-containing protein, with amino-acid sequence MYMKVFAHGRGNGAKAIDYVIDPRRKGREKSPPEVLRGDPEAVQRVIGSTDRVWKFTSGVLSWAPQDKVSPQLEKEVMDDFEKVAFAGLEPDQYSILWVRHSHAGHHEMHFIIPRTELRSDKAMNPCPPNWHKQYDVWRDLWNERMEWAKPDELKRSRLLQPGKDIHSPKGKQLHNFRKTVTDFLAQGIADGLHKDRADLVNALEGERLSVVRQGKKYITLELPEDNTRVRLKGGIYESSWRAERQAERANELAVAGSGAGRKQRIERLERELVEICRKRAEFHHSRYGRPHPEAQEKAVRDFSKLLETKHLGEHRIRATVAHNIGLHNRILRLENQGQSRRAENNQRADREPEEERKRVHQMGNRSTSEQEPAVSGLSERHPVANKRNQERPASRFIAEVDHERIIKELVGGPSRNGEGAVPPLERAGSENSRAGAQDFGAGKGSSGLSGLAERIGRCFAGIGEVVRAVRKIGNKKSIVRD; translated from the coding sequence ATGTATATGAAGGTTTTCGCCCATGGCCGGGGAAACGGAGCCAAGGCTATTGATTATGTAATTGATCCTCGGCGTAAAGGGCGAGAAAAATCGCCCCCGGAAGTTTTGCGCGGAGATCCTGAAGCCGTGCAGCGGGTGATTGGTTCAACTGATCGGGTATGGAAGTTTACATCCGGGGTGCTCTCATGGGCACCGCAGGACAAGGTTTCACCACAGCTTGAAAAAGAAGTGATGGACGACTTTGAGAAGGTCGCTTTCGCAGGGCTTGAGCCGGATCAATATTCAATTCTTTGGGTCAGGCACAGCCATGCCGGTCATCATGAAATGCATTTCATTATCCCGCGTACAGAGCTGCGCAGTGACAAGGCCATGAATCCCTGCCCGCCTAACTGGCATAAGCAATATGACGTCTGGCGTGACCTTTGGAATGAGCGTATGGAGTGGGCAAAGCCTGATGAGCTGAAACGGTCCCGGTTGCTGCAACCGGGGAAAGACATTCATTCACCCAAAGGAAAACAACTGCACAATTTCAGGAAAACCGTAACAGACTTCCTAGCTCAAGGCATAGCTGACGGTCTGCACAAGGACCGTGCGGATCTGGTTAACGCTTTGGAGGGAGAAAGGCTTTCCGTGGTCCGGCAGGGCAAGAAGTATATCACCTTGGAGTTACCCGAAGACAATACACGAGTTAGATTGAAGGGAGGAATATATGAATCATCTTGGAGAGCTGAGCGACAAGCTGAAAGAGCGAATGAACTCGCAGTCGCAGGAAGTGGAGCAGGTCGTAAGCAGCGCATTGAAAGACTTGAGCGGGAACTTGTTGAAATATGCCGAAAGCGAGCTGAATTCCATCACAGCCGATATGGACGGCCACATCCAGAAGCTCAGGAAAAAGCAGTCCGCGATTTCAGCAAGCTACTGGAAACAAAACATCTTGGCGAACATCGTATCCGCGCTACTGTTGCTCATAATATCGGTCTGCATAACCGGATTTTACGGCTGGAGAATCAAGGTCAGTCACGAAGAGCTGAAAATAATCAACGCGCAGATAGAGAGCCAGAAGAAGAACGTAAGCGCGTTCACCAAATGGGGAATCGAAGCACATCAGAGCAGGAACCAGCGGTATCTGGCCTTTCCGAAAGGCACCCAGTTGCAAATAAGAGAAACCAAGAGCGGCCAGCCAGCCGTTTTATTGCAGAGGTAGATCATGAACGAATTATCAAGGAGCTTGTCGGAGGCCCTAGCCGGAATGGAGAAGGAGCAGTCCCGCCGCTTGAAAGAGCAGGATCAGAAAATAGCCGCGCAGGGGCGCAGGATTTCGGAGCTGGAAAAGGAAGTTCAGGGTTGTCGGGACTTGCAGAGCGAATTGGAAGGTGTTTTGCGGGAATTGGGGAAGTTGTGCGGGCGGTGAGGAAGATAGGTAATAAGAAGTCTATTGTGAGAGATTAG
- a CDS encoding reverse transcriptase family protein: MRRSQFQIYLWAVGVLQPVTPTAIRRFLEKAFPNASEGLRTKDVKEKLEEMFEVHLVVRALNDIDYLYSLTQLGSQVIPYKLRKHRDKARIFFLKDVAQAARKSCKLKEQGLELTGVSPVSESSSNIQHRRPIATLADTVDRIYWSPIFKQHNKFAGPNPCSDSLCFDLYSFSSTDELANACMVLELDRLNLDIGQLATAIGVSPNLLTSLGNKSESFYRRFEIGKRSGGRRVIHSPRVFLKTVQYWILDYILYSLPLNDSCHSFRRGHSILTNANNHVGSKFVANIDIVDYFGSISEGLIRRRLLSHFGSALSMWIAKLCTANDSLPQGAPTSPILSNFCLKNFDDRMNQFCDETSLQYSRYADDITISGDCIDSVRRSLDFATQELAIYRLKINQKKTRIASLSGQQNVTGVVVNQVAQPPRKLRKRIRAMFHQASLHPEKYYARVNELQGYISYIKGYPHLADKKCISDYEGILASLKSHIL, translated from the coding sequence ATGAGACGTAGTCAATTTCAAATATATTTATGGGCTGTGGGGGTTCTGCAACCTGTGACGCCAACCGCTATTCGTAGGTTTCTAGAGAAAGCTTTCCCAAATGCATCAGAGGGCTTGCGAACAAAAGACGTAAAAGAAAAATTAGAAGAGATGTTTGAAGTTCATCTTGTGGTAAGGGCTTTAAATGATATAGATTATTTGTATTCCTTGACTCAGTTGGGTAGTCAAGTTATTCCTTATAAGTTAAGGAAACATAGAGATAAAGCTCGTATTTTTTTTCTTAAAGATGTAGCGCAAGCTGCACGTAAGTCATGTAAATTAAAGGAGCAGGGATTGGAATTGACTGGTGTTTCGCCAGTCTCGGAGAGTAGCAGTAACATACAACATCGGCGTCCAATAGCTACGCTCGCCGATACCGTCGACCGAATCTATTGGTCGCCGATTTTCAAGCAGCATAATAAATTTGCTGGTCCAAATCCCTGCTCCGATTCTCTTTGTTTTGATTTGTATTCATTTTCCAGCACAGATGAACTAGCGAACGCATGCATGGTTCTTGAGCTTGATAGATTAAATTTAGATATAGGTCAGCTCGCTACGGCAATTGGTGTCAGTCCAAATTTGCTTACATCACTTGGAAATAAATCCGAAAGTTTCTATCGTCGATTTGAGATCGGTAAAAGAAGTGGGGGGAGAAGAGTCATTCACTCTCCTCGTGTTTTTCTGAAAACCGTTCAATATTGGATTTTGGATTACATCCTGTATTCCCTCCCTTTAAATGATTCCTGTCATTCTTTTCGTCGTGGGCATTCTATTTTGACGAATGCTAATAACCATGTAGGTAGTAAGTTTGTCGCTAACATAGATATAGTCGATTACTTTGGGTCGATATCAGAAGGTTTGATCAGAAGAAGACTCTTGTCTCATTTCGGGTCAGCGCTCTCTATGTGGATAGCAAAATTATGCACAGCAAATGACTCATTGCCTCAAGGAGCTCCAACAAGCCCTATTCTTTCTAATTTCTGTTTGAAGAATTTTGATGATAGGATGAATCAATTTTGTGATGAGACTTCACTTCAGTATTCAAGATATGCAGACGATATAACTATTAGTGGTGATTGCATAGATAGTGTCAGGAGATCTTTAGATTTTGCAACACAAGAGTTGGCAATATATCGTTTAAAGATTAACCAAAAGAAGACAAGAATTGCTTCGTTATCGGGGCAACAGAATGTTACCGGGGTTGTTGTAAATCAAGTTGCTCAACCTCCCAGAAAACTTAGAAAGCGTATTCGGGCTATGTTTCATCAGGCTTCGTTGCATCCAGAAAAGTATTATGCAAGAGTTAATGAGCTTCAAGGATATATTAGTTACATTAAAGGATATCCGCACTTGGCAGATAAGAAATGCATAAGTGATTATGAAGGAATTCTTGCATCTCTTAAATCGCACATATTATAA
- a CDS encoding Fic family protein — protein MTVLTDSSKELRLRRINRVRTIRGSLAIEGNNLSEEQITAILDGKRVIAPPREIQEVRNAIAAYDRFDDWSVESEADLKEAHSVLMAGLIDEVGMYRRSGVGVVAGDRVIHMAPPADRVPALMQDLFSWLGATEDHPLIASSVFHYEFEFIHPFADGNGRMGRLWQTLILKGWNPLFADIPVESLVFEHQEEYYDALQQSTNKADSAPFIEFMLRMILNAVSSATPQVGPQVTPQVKALIEVISGEMSRDELQTALGLKDRKSFRELYLKPALEEGLVEMTIPDKPNSRNQKYRLTEKGRSLSL, from the coding sequence TTGACTGTTTTAACCGATAGCTCAAAGGAGCTAAGGCTAAGACGCATCAACCGTGTGCGCACTATTCGCGGATCACTGGCTATTGAAGGTAACAACCTTAGCGAAGAGCAGATAACAGCGATTCTGGACGGCAAAAGAGTAATAGCTCCGCCCCGTGAGATTCAGGAGGTACGTAACGCCATTGCTGCTTATGACCGGTTCGATGATTGGTCGGTGGAGAGCGAAGCGGATTTGAAGGAAGCGCACAGCGTGCTCATGGCCGGATTGATTGACGAGGTTGGCATGTATCGCCGTTCCGGTGTGGGTGTGGTTGCCGGGGATAGGGTGATTCATATGGCCCCGCCTGCCGATAGAGTCCCGGCATTGATGCAGGATCTGTTTTCATGGCTGGGTGCTACTGAAGACCATCCTTTGATTGCCAGTTCGGTTTTTCATTACGAGTTTGAATTTATCCACCCATTCGCTGACGGCAATGGTCGTATGGGCCGTTTGTGGCAGACTTTGATCCTGAAAGGATGGAATCCACTTTTCGCGGATATCCCAGTGGAAAGTCTGGTTTTCGAACACCAAGAAGAATATTATGACGCCCTCCAGCAGAGCACGAATAAGGCGGACTCGGCACCGTTCATAGAGTTCATGCTCAGAATGATTCTGAATGCCGTTTCATCTGCCACCCCCCAAGTTGGCCCTCAAGTCACCCCCCAAGTAAAAGCATTGATTGAAGTCATTTCTGGCGAAATGAGCCGTGATGAGCTGCAAACTGCTTTGGGCCTCAAAGACCGCAAGTCATTCAGGGAGCTTTACCTTAAGCCAGCACTGGAAGAAGGGCTTGTGGAAATGACCATTCCCGACAAGCCCAATAGTAGGAACCAGAAGTATCGGTTGACTGAGAAGGGGCGATCTCTTTCTCTGTAG
- a CDS encoding YfjI family protein — MNESGHDILSLFGNKAPVPLGPKDPPSLASISLPSILADYSHELSESLQVPYEMVLCNLFGVLSTAAQRRFQIQVKDGYHESLNLYLLSPLPPGERKSAVTHAARKPLSNWENEQEKLVGPLAQEARSKRLTLERAIEHRRNLAAKAKNSQSRDSIIREIRELEDEMPELITVPRLLADDITPECLAMLMEQQNECMSIIEAEGGLFDTFAGRYSRMPNLDLILKAFSGEPCRVDRKHGQYIGLKHPLLTICVTTQPDVLRAMAGNPEFRGRGFLARFLYFFGQSRLGFRVAEPPQVSLRVERAFLERVEHLLSLKSNSKMNAKSQSLLLSAGAYESWKNFFLLIEGELRPGSSLENMTDWAGKVPGQVARLAGLLHLASAQQIESKVDSAVMLAATELGKKLVHHARYAFHDMGCDDLTSCAQAILKWITNRKIELFTGRECQRAIRGRFPKKKQIEQGLTMLVEFGYVVAVPVQSSGPGRPPSPSYQVHPAVHAAEAIPISNPSQPTHCDTVSCATGVPVGAGEGGKPPFEPSVYSRKMEAV, encoded by the coding sequence ATGAACGAGTCCGGTCACGACATTCTCTCTCTGTTCGGGAACAAGGCCCCTGTTCCATTGGGGCCCAAGGACCCTCCCTCGCTTGCCTCAATCTCACTTCCTTCAATTCTGGCCGACTACAGCCATGAACTCAGCGAGTCTTTGCAGGTTCCGTATGAGATGGTTCTCTGCAATCTCTTTGGAGTCCTATCAACCGCAGCGCAGCGTAGGTTCCAGATACAGGTAAAGGACGGCTATCACGAGTCCTTGAATCTATACCTGCTTTCTCCGCTTCCACCCGGAGAGCGAAAAAGTGCGGTGACGCATGCCGCACGCAAACCTCTGAGCAACTGGGAAAATGAGCAGGAAAAGCTCGTTGGACCTCTGGCTCAGGAAGCGCGTTCAAAACGGTTGACCCTTGAACGGGCCATCGAGCACCGGCGCAACTTGGCGGCAAAAGCAAAGAACTCTCAGAGTCGGGATTCCATAATTAGAGAAATCCGGGAACTCGAAGACGAAATGCCGGAGCTGATCACTGTCCCGCGTCTGCTTGCCGACGACATTACCCCCGAATGTCTGGCCATGCTCATGGAGCAGCAGAATGAATGCATGTCCATCATAGAAGCAGAGGGTGGCCTCTTTGATACCTTTGCAGGGCGTTACAGTCGTATGCCCAACCTCGATCTGATACTGAAGGCGTTCAGTGGTGAGCCGTGCCGAGTGGATCGTAAACACGGGCAGTATATCGGCCTGAAACATCCGCTGCTGACTATCTGCGTTACCACCCAGCCGGATGTACTGCGTGCAATGGCTGGTAATCCTGAGTTCCGTGGGCGCGGTTTTCTGGCGCGCTTCCTCTACTTTTTTGGACAAAGCAGGCTTGGTTTCCGGGTCGCGGAGCCTCCGCAAGTTTCATTGCGGGTGGAACGTGCTTTCCTTGAGCGGGTTGAACACCTGCTTTCCCTTAAAAGCAATTCCAAAATGAATGCAAAGAGTCAGTCCCTGCTGCTTAGTGCCGGGGCATATGAGTCGTGGAAAAACTTTTTCCTGCTCATTGAGGGTGAGTTGCGACCGGGGAGCAGCTTGGAAAATATGACTGATTGGGCGGGCAAGGTTCCAGGGCAGGTTGCTCGTTTGGCTGGTCTGCTGCATCTGGCTTCAGCGCAACAGATTGAGTCGAAGGTTGATTCCGCTGTCATGCTTGCGGCTACTGAATTGGGAAAGAAGCTTGTTCATCATGCCCGCTACGCATTTCATGATATGGGGTGTGATGACCTTACTTCCTGCGCACAGGCTATCTTGAAATGGATAACGAACCGGAAAATTGAGCTGTTCACTGGTCGTGAATGTCAGCGTGCGATCCGTGGACGGTTTCCGAAAAAAAAGCAGATTGAGCAGGGACTAACCATGCTCGTGGAGTTTGGATATGTGGTTGCGGTCCCGGTTCAATCGTCCGGTCCGGGGCGTCCGCCGAGTCCGAGTTACCAAGTTCATCCAGCTGTGCATGCTGCCGAAGCTATCCCAATATCGAATCCTAGCCAGCCTACCCACTGTGACACTGTTAGCTGCGCAACAGGTGTCCCCGTGGGGGCTGGCGAGGGAGGCAAGCCTCCCTTCGAACCCTCCGTTTACTCCAGAAAAATGGAGGCCGTATGA